The Amphiura filiformis chromosome 1, Afil_fr2py, whole genome shotgun sequence nucleotide sequence TGGAGTGGAACTTTTCATGGGGTGTCTATGGAGTGGCCCTgaattttccaattttaaaatgttttggacTTGGTACTGTATGTAGCGAGATCAATCAACAGATTTTTCATTATGATTTTTAATTTGAACCCCAACCAATTTAATTTGatattatatcaaattatttgtggCTCACGCAAGAAATATGTAGTATTGCTGCATGGTAAAGCGAGTCTAAAATGTAGgcagattcgctgaagcatgacaccgtgtaaagcaggggtagcactaggttttaaaaccaggggttcttaCGAATCTTAGTtagaacccctgaaccccctgaaagtgttaaacatatgcgctcaaatcctaaaatgaggggttctctaatctgtcaagtattgaatgtaccgttttaatatatcagtatcagattttgtgattttggtgtgTTACCGGCACCATAGTATAAATAGTTTAAAGGTCAGGCAAAAAACGCGATCTCGCGCTTTTCATGCcacgattctcgctattaaccaactatctcgcttttaagaaagttcccaagcagtgTACTTTAATAAAACGGTTgctttttgccaaaaaaattcgCAGAATTCTataaaatgcagttcaacttcggcaaagtgcagaattcaacaccattgcAAGCACATGGAAGCCATGCTTcactcaataaaaaatgacatttcattgcaaatgagttcaagtttaggccaaatatcatgatatttactgaattcctggagtattttgactacaaaacataattcaagggcaaatcTTTGTCATTTCTTTCTTCTATGGCCGATATCATTGCATCGTATTTCACTGATGGCATAATAATCTCTATACACCACCCGCGAAGCATTTCTTTCcaatccctagaattagaaattaccaactcacgtacgtgtcataattcagtactgcaataactcatcagcagtgattctagacaatatcgcaatctgtgtaattTTGCCGGCGGTGTgtgttttatttctatttttaaattatgttacaatgctacggcgacttgacttcaacataatatatatgttacattgcattttatgttacataatttctggacagaccgtaaatattggagatagaagcttttatttttctttcacatgttttcatttttctgcgcgcatgaaaacccctgaactggtatgcaaaaggtcgcatgtcacaaataggtcacccaaaatgGAGGGGTCagtaacatgaaaacgctttcttAGCACTTCAAgcttggtttattctaaaagtataatacctattgtagaaagtttggtgtcattttgtagataattatgttctttatcaaatacaaaaaaccccaagtcaattggacaactactttgagagttatacttcaatatgtaatatGTGTCAATGGAGGGGCCGGGGCAGGTGAgccggggcgggtgagccccataggattgtacacaaaattgtgaaaatatggcaaacttccaacctttgtatcttaaaaagtacaactagcatggaccacaaattgcacatatataatCCTGgactgtagatctacctcatagtagatcaactgtaacaaaagatgtaactaattaattgcttaattaaatgctaattaagacagttttccctatatgttactgtacaaagtgtacacgtaatgctccgacatttctaaatggcctatctcttgcctgagacaccctgcttattcaaaagtacacatatttttaaggaaatttgatgaggaattcaattgaATACcgtacctgagtggaagaagggcccaactccaattttttgcaaaattgagttagacccagcattttattgccagcagactgttcttccttgtgtgtgaaagatgagtcaaaatccactttctaaatagtcttccacatacatttaatcctggttttcatggaagaaaggcccaactccatggagttgggaccttcttccacaaatattggattaaagaggaattttgttcatccatgaaatctgctttttactacaataaactttcttgataacatattacatgcttctacttgtgcaattaatggataatttccaaatttctggACCTATTTATaagacatctgcttacggaactggcacttgcagtatattagtggaagaagggcccaactccagcttgcattaagacctgtaccgttgccatggaagcatcatatatgatttcaaatgtatgtaatactgtatgttcatgtattaaaggtcccctgaagatgaaaacattctgtctataaaacttttccaaatattaggtTTTTtctgaatatctcaaaaacagttttgatggagttgggcccttcttccactcaggtattcaattatgctattagttttagagccagacatggaggaaaaaagttttaattgataatgtcatacaaattctaaaattattttacaatttttgaccaccctgtatgtttaacgcaagagaTACAGAAgtttttcttcctaatttgtttgaaggccccatgcaatgtctttctgaatccatatttattttgagctacataactttcagaaaaagaaaatatggggtttaccatgacaagaaagatgctaattttgttgatcttccaccctgtatatttcttacccaccctgtattatgatgttatactttgttgatttggcatccttgtaatataagctttccagaaatatatacttataatggtctaaaatgtattcattaaaagttgtgttgaagtgaatcaaaattggtgatatttttatcatttaatattatgttacacaaaagatgaccaattcatgacatgtgaCCAAAAATGAATATATGCACTCAAACTTAAAAGttgaagttcagaagtaaacacagccgatcactacaggcgattgcatcaaaaatgttgctaaaattacacttctggtgcaaaaaattgcaccgctgtccgaccgaaaaaccatagcaaagcactctagcttaGAATGCGTAACTATcttgtgcaaattcgaagctagagttctcgagtaattcAAAATatgacatgtacaccaaatacagtcCCCGAATGGTATACTTGTAGTGGACctcaactccgaaacagtttggtcattgttaaaaatgcgatccccaaccctttgcttacctttggacgaatttgtagcagTCTCCATTTCGAGGAATGCCCGTTACTTGCCCGgcacaaacatagaaatggccacattacTTCAGTCCTGTTAATGAATATTTCTTCTGTACTCCAATGGTTCCAACTGagttccaacgtgggcatcacgatgatagtctcctacacaaccagattgtgtcagtctgacgctcgtcgatcctaacaaacccgtgatagccacatacaatCTGGCCTGAGACTAATTTTATACACATGCGATGACGTATCAGTCATTTGTAAGCCTTGTGTCCGTTCATGTCCGTTTAGCTGCACTTCTGGCTTTAAAGTTCACTCATTAGggtcaaaatgaaattataattttaaaggtttttaaaaggaaatgaaaaaacaTTGTTAATTTACTACATCtgttaatttataggcctatgagtaTTCATGACCTCCAAATTGAGATACCAGAAAGAACAAGTAGGCGTTCTTTCTGCTTATAATCACAATTCGGAGGTCATGAATGCTCCTGCCTATAAATTAACAGATGTACCGTAGAAAATTTTACAAtgttttttcatttccttttaaaaaccttttgacCCTGATGAATGAACTTTAAAGCCAGAagtacaaaacaaaatgtttctttttgGACGTCTCCTACAATATGTATTTAGACTTGAGTTTACATTCATACCACATTTGGCTGAAAATGGAGAGATATGGTGCCTACGCTATTGAAATGTACTGGAATGACTCCTTTCTTGTGTATTATGTTTGGCTCtgagggactgttcacaaacacttgttagagggggcctgatgcaaaaaggggggccctgaaaatttttgaccctcctaggggggggccctgaaaaaaatgaccacaaattttcctggaaaaattaagtttatatgcttttccatggggttgacccataattttcatgtcaaaaaggggggccctgaaattttttgaggtctgtaaaggggacgccccgaaaaattttcgcgataaaatttttttgcatcaggcccccctcacaagtgtttgtgaacggtccctaaaatgtAACCTTTGACCTCTCCTTAGACCTGACATGTCAATAGTGTGTAGGTTGTATGTTTAATGACTAAATTTAACCATTATAAAATCACAATGCACCAATTTAATACATAGAGCTTGCACCAAAATGGACAAATATTTTTCCTACCAAAGTTGGTTCTAACTAATTATTCTTCATTTAATTCTTCATCCGATTATTTTTACCCTCCATTTTACAAATACTGTGTTTTCTCTCTTCATCGCAACAGGTGTTCAGCCGTTTGAATCACAGAAGACATACAAATACAGTTATTCAATAGAAACATCATCATTTGTAAATGACAGCAATACACAGGACCAGCCCAGTGATGCATCCGTCCTTAAAATCCAGTGCAATGTTGAGTTGGTGGCCCAGAGCTCATGTGAGGTCTTCCTCAGGGTAAGTTTAAGCCACTGTGGTTGCCGACATAGGGATTTGTGTGTTTGTATGTTTGCTTAATAAAGTCCCATTCCATAGTGTAGGAACATTTCTTGTGACTTCAGAGGTGTATCACCTACTCTGGCACAAACTGTTTATTTCTATAAAGACGATTTTGTGTAATCATTCATTAGGCCatgttaatttaatagtttgtctcaaagcctctGCACACATTAGTAAACTCGCCTGCTTTTTTTGCGCATTATTCCAcctggaaatttcatttttttaaatgtattttattatttttttccaaaatctaCCACAAAAATCTCACTTCTGATATCGCCAGACATAAAAATAGCCCATATTCATATTCCCAGGCGAGTTATTGTCAAAAAGCCTGTCCTAAGTACCCctttaaaatgattttgttaagaGCCTGTGATGCTACAGTAAGATATGATTACATGTTACTCAGAATAAGGCttgtacaaaaaataaaacaaaaaactaaCACTTATTTCAATGAAATGTATATTTTGCCAAAGATTTGAGGTAGTGGTaagaaaatgcatttttatgagaactacctgccgattggccaaaatgaatattgtgtccaattttgaaccaatcaaggcgGGTATtattaagatcatctgcaaatgcaagtttaaccataaatagtttaaagcctagtagtcatatttggcaattgaaaagagcatttcaagttatcaaccaatcagaaatgctgttagatgaccagtaacGTTCAGGGGGTTAAGTTTTGTTTTTCTACTTCAATCACATCACTACAGGTCAAAGATGTCAATGTCAGGGAGCGCAGTAGCTCGGGACAAGAAATCACCTCACCCAAGAAGAATGAAATCAAAAACGCCCTCGAGGCTCATTGGTTACGATTTGCATTCCAAAATGGCGTTGTGAAAGAAGTTTGCCCAGAAGATGGGGAAGAGAAGTGGACGCTGAATATCAAGAGAGGTATCCTCTCAGCATTTCAGTCACCTATACCACAAATACCTCAAGATGTAACACAACCAATGATGAATCTAGAGGTAAGTATACATGAACAATATCTAGGGTCCATTAACACACAGACATAAAACCAGACAAGGTCATAGATGGGGCAGGAATATGTGAAGTTCGAATTCGGAATTGCGGAATTTTGCAaactgcaaaaaaatgcaatttatGCATAATTTCTTAGGTCCAGAAAGTATGTAATAAATGGGATACTATAAAGACTTGTCTGAATGAAGCTCGCTATAATGTGAATTTGTCCATTTGGACATGCAAACATGACTTGTTCTCACAATAATGCCGGCTTTgtatatgtattttttttcaaactacaGACTGATGTAACAGGTTCATGTCCGGTATATCTTTCTTCATCAATGACTGGTGGCATCATTAAGCACAAGAACTTTGAAGGATGCAAAGACAGGACATTACTAGAGGGCTCAATTCAGGCTATGAAACTCAGTCCATATGCTGTAAGTATCCATATAAGCATATAAAGAGAGGGCAGTCTTAGAAAGTTCAATTCAGGCTATTAAACTCAGTCTATATTCTGTAAGGATCCATAAGCATGCAAAGACAAGACAGTACTAGAAAGTTCAATTCAGGCTATTAAACTCAGTCTATATGCTGTAAGTAACCATAAGCATGCAAAGACAGGACAGTACTAGAAGGTTGAATTCAGGCTATGAAACTCAGTCCATATGTTGTAAGTATCCATAAGCATACAGAGACAGGGAATTACTAGATGGCTCAATTCAGGCTATTAAACTCAGTCCATATGCTGTAAGTATCCATAAGCATAAAGACAGGACAATACTAtattagaaatttcaattgactgAACACAGCCGTCTGACATAGCGTGACGATTTTCCCCGTACACTgtgtgatgtacgccagcgtgtgccaCTGTGCGTGCATACCGTGGAAGTGAATTCAGCCATGCGAACTCGCTCGTTATTGGTTAGTATTTgaattattgtatccaaggtcatgcatttgtgttgtagtttgaaatgtgTTGATATGATCGTGGTTGGAtggagtacagctgttgaaagctgtgttcattcaattgaaatttctagtaagTCTCAATTCAGGCTATTAAACTTAGTCCAAATCAGACAGGACAGAAGGTTCAACCAAAATTGTTGGTTTAAAACTTTTGTCATCTTTTGCATTCCACACAGCCTGTTTACAACGTAATGGAAAGCATGCAGCACTGTGAACACTCAATCCGTAGCCCCTTCATCGTTGCATCATCAAGCTGTAAAGAGAGTCATAAAGTTAGACCATTCTCCAAACATAACACTGGTGTCGTCACAGTTGTCACACAAGAATTGAGCTTTGTAGAGCAACGCAATGGTGGTTCCCCTCCCTCGGGTGAGTTTGAATGGGATTTTATTTTATCCCAATTTAAAGTTTTGGCAAACAtacatgtttgttttcttttttttaaatcataacttACATGttcattataaaatgttttttaagttggTCTTTACTCTTACAACTTACATAGTTAACTTGCATATTCTTACGTGTTGTGTGTCGAAATTAAATGACTCTAATTTTGGGTGCCATGTTGTGATATGAATCCAGTGCCAGGTTTTAGTTGGCTAGTTGTTGGGCCAGTTGTGAAAAATGGCAACTGGTCCAAGCTGGACAGATGGGCAAGTTGATAAGAAAACTGTGGAAAATAAATAACCTGACCCATATAATGTGCCTTTGCTGGGAAGCCCAGTTCATACAAAATGACAGCAGAAATAAGCCAATTCAGATACACACAGATATTCCACAATGGTAGTATAAGCGGCCCTGTTTGATACCAATAAGTCAACAAGCACTCCAAAAATTTTTACCCTAATTTCATTTTTTATAATCTGTCTTGTGAAAAAGGCTACCGACAAGAGAGACTAACCAACATCGTGTTTGAGCATCAAGAGATGGAGAAACAACCTGACGCAAGAGAAGCAAAGAACATGCTCTTCAGCTACTGCCAGAGCTACTCTGAAGATGACAAGCAGATGGAGAGACCAGAATACTTCAGTAAGCTTATTGAACTTCTTGATAGCATTGATGATACTGGATTCCAGAGTGTCCGTCAGTATGCTACTGATGCTATGACATGCAGAGGCAAGAGTGAACAGCTCAAGTAagtattaactctctccacacgggtgtcgactgttGACGTcaagtgtcaattttttttttcataagttcaacaatttcagaattgtatattttcatgactatatttggaatcagcatgaaaaatgcattaaaatgagtataaacaagcctagtactggttcagtggttcttgatatagctcttgatattttgagaaaatattctaaaaCGTATTACTTTCAAtgctgaagcctatggctagtacGCATAGTATTAAGGGGCATTTATTGTATTAGAGAACAACTTATACCAACTGGGAGGCAGTAACACTTGTATCAACAGTATCAGAGTAGCATGTATCGCCCAAGTACCATACTGACTCTCCAATTACTTTCCATTACAGGAAATTCTTCATTGATGCTGTAGCTATGTGTGAGAGCACAGCTTGTATCAATGGTATGGTTAGCATGCTGTCACAAGCAGACCTTGTCCCATCCTCAGTAGCTGATCTGTGGGTGTCATCTCTACCATTCATCAGGAAGCCAACCAGCGAGATGATTCCAACACTTATGGTTTGTACATTTTTACATATTCTCTGTTTGAAATGAAATAACGGAACATTCCCATAACAGATTTCAAGCTTTGACTAATTACATGTTTCATAAAAAAATTGATCCAATGAATGATGAAGACTTAAATGTTGTTATATTTCTTCTTTGAGTCTTCAATTTTTGTGGGCCAATTTCCTAAGCCAGTTTTGAGCTATACAGAATTTGCAGGGATACTGTTGCATCCATGTAATGTAAATTTTTTTCAATTGTAAACTTAGACCATCCATTTACATTGTTGTGACCACAGCATATTGTTGAATAGCATCCAATTCTTATTGATGCAAATTATTCCATCAACAGAATGTTGCAACAGCAATGTTACcagtttttttttacaatgaaaagCCATCAATAGTAAACTTAAGACCATACATTTATATTGTTGTTGTGATCACAGTATATATTACTAAATAGCATCTAACTCCAATCAATGCAAATTATTCCATTAACAGAATGT carries:
- the LOC140156838 gene encoding apolipophorins-like, translated to MDLRILILSALVAAASAAPMSSSQCARQCDGVQPFESQKTYKYSYSIETSSFVNDSNTQDQPSDASVLKIQCNVELVAQSSCEVFLRVKDVNVRERSSSGQEITSPKKNEIKNALEAHWLRFAFQNGVVKEVCPEDGEEKWTLNIKRGILSAFQSPIPQIPQDVTQPMMNLETDVTGSCPVYLSSSMTGGIIKHKNFEGCKDRTLLEGSIQAMKLSPYAPVYNVMESMQHCEHSIRSPFIVASSSCKESHKVRPFSKHNTGVVTVVTQELSFVEQRNGGSPPSGYRQERLTNIVFEHQEMEKQPDAREAKNMLFSYCQSYSEDDKQMERPEYFSKLIELLDSIDDTGFQSVRQYATDAMTCRGKSEQLKKFFIDAVAMCESTACINGMVSMLSQADLVPSSVADLWVSSLPFIRKPTSEMIPTLMNLVKAEPIQPLMYLSVSSLIHNFCTREGVDCKRDSNFQNALDHFENALDHDCSPSGEMTNNLRLKLIVSLKAIGNIGNIGDTNYLSGTLTRCMQRTNDIDIRLAAIEAFRRLPCDEEERYELTNLYKNRVENTELRIASYRAMMQCASEDLLEVVVETMESEDDDQVGSFVMSHLKNLNETSDPQKQELKEVLRSSEVMRRFSRDIRKISRNYEVSWFNEKMMTGASFESNVIFSEKSFLPRSLSINATAEVFGYAINVFEDLIDTDQVSERGDRGTSPLPPEEEIKHLKDMVGNMQESLHNYKTQLQFQMIKADNRQPSANNGYVGSIKTGTTPVRE